A single window of Drosophila suzukii chromosome 3, CBGP_Dsuzu_IsoJpt1.0, whole genome shotgun sequence DNA harbors:
- the FMRFaR gene encoding FMRFamide receptor, translated as MSGASVARLLLRLELPSPGVMPPPPTDYDYGGAISEDEFLASVMATESPTVRYDLYPQNHTQPNLQLVRNHTEVQTDLQYPHYDDLGLDPEPNWTRICEDVYNPLMENNRIEFWVCGVLINIVGVLGILGNIISMIILSRPQMRSSINYLLTGLARCDTVLIITSILLFGIPSIYPYTGHLFGYYNYVYPFISPAVFPIGMIAQTASIYMTFTVTLERYVAVCHPLKARALCTYGRAKIYFIVCVCFSLAYNMPRFWEVLTVTYHEPGKDVILHCVRPSRLRRSEAYINIYIHWCYLIVNYIIPFLTLAILNCLIYRQVKRANRERQRLSRSEKREIGLATMLLCVVIVFFMLNFLPLVLNISEAFYSTIDHKITKISNLLITINSSVNFLIYIIFGEKFKRIFLLIFFKRRLSRDQPDLIHYESSISNNGDGTLNHRSSGRFSRHGTQRSTTTTYLVATGGPGGGGCVGGGGNNSLNNVRLTQVSGSPGLVKIKRNRAPSPGPVVYFPAREMQRSASTTNSTTNNNTSIGYDWTLPDSKKLGHVSSGF; from the coding sequence ATGAGTGGTGCATCGGTTGCGAGGCTCCTGCTCCGCTTGGAGCTACCCTCGCCGGGAGTAATGCCGCCACCGCCCACCGACTACGACTACGGAGGAGCCATCAGCGAGGATGAGTTCCTGGCCAGTGTGATGGCCACCGAGAGCCCAACGGTTCGATACGATCTGTACCCCCAAAACCACACTCAACCCAACTTGCAGCTCGTCCGTAACCACACGGAGGTGCAAACGGATCTGCAGTATCCCCATTACGACGATTTGGGTTTGGATCCTGAACCGAATTGGACGCGAATCTGCGAGGATGTGTACAATCCACTAATGGAAAACAATCGAATTGAGTTCTGGGTCTGTGGCGTGCTGATAAATATCGTTGGTGTCCTCGGCATCCTGGGCAATATAATCTCCATGATAATCCTCTCCCGACCCCAGATGAGATCGAGTATCAACTATCTACTCACTGGCCTGGCCCGCTGCGATACCGTACTTATCATCACCTCAATATTACTCTTCGGAATACCCTCTATATATCCGTATACGGGCCACCTCTTTGGCTACTACAACTACGTTTATCCATTTATATCGCCGGCGGTATTTCCCATAGGCATGATAGCCCAGACAGCTAGTATATATATGACATTTACTGTGACGCTGGAAAGATATGTGGCCGTTTGCCATCCCTTAAAAGCAAGGGCGCTCTGTACTTACGGAAGAGCCAAGATATACTTTATAGTATGCGTCTGCTTCTCCCTGGCCTACAATATGCCTCGATTTTGGGAGGTCCTGACTGTAACCTATCACGAACCCGGGAAAGATGTAATACTCCACTGCGTGAGACCCTCGAGATTGCGGAGATCGGAGGCCTATATCAATATATACATACACTGGTGTTACCTGATCGTGAACTATATAATACCCTTTCTCACCCTAGCCATACTGAATTGCCTGATATATAGACAGGTGAAGAGGGCAAATAGGGAGCGTCAGCGATTATCGAGATCGGAGAAGAGGGAAATTGGATTGGCCACAATGCTGCTATGTGTGGTGATAGTGTTCTTCATGCTGAACTTTCTACCCTTGGTACTCAATATATCGGAGGCCTTTTACAGCACCATCGATCACAAGATCACGAAGATCTCGAATCTATTGATCACCATCAACAGCAGCGTCAACTTCCTAATATACATCATTTTTGGCGAAAAGTTCAAGCGCATTTTTTTACTCATTTTTTTCAAGCGCCGCCTGAGTCGTGACCAACCGGATCTTATCCACTACGAGAGCTCCATATCGAACAACGGCGATGGGACGCTGAACCACCGATCCTCCGGCCGCTTCTCGAGGCACGGAACCCAGCggagcaccaccaccacctatCTGGTGGCCACCGGAGGGCCAGGCGGTGGGGGATGCGTTGGTGGCGGTGGCAATAATTCCCTGAACAACGTTCGCCTGACCCAGGTATCGGGGTCACCCGGTCTGGTCAAGATCAAGCGGAACCGAGCTCCGTCCCCTGGACCAGTGGTATACTTTCCCGCCCGCGAGATGCAGAGATCCGCATCGACCACTAACTCAACCACCAATAATAATACATCTATTGGTTACGACTGGACGCTGCCGGATAGCAAGAAACTGGGACACGTCTCGTCCGGATTTTGA